The Alnus glutinosa chromosome 3, dhAlnGlut1.1, whole genome shotgun sequence nucleotide sequence AAATATTAGTTCTAATTTTGCTAACATCCAGTTCATATCTTGCAAACTATTAGATATTAAGTGTCTTCAAGGGAAGCAAAGAAAAATCCACCTAAAACCGCAGGCTTCTATGCAGTTTGTGACCAATTTTGTAAATGCTATTTCGCCTACCATGAACATTTAAAAACCAACAAAACTTAAACATGCTTTCATGAAGTAAAGTGCAAACAAGAAATGACCACAAAGGCACCAATCGTAGAAGCTTGTTTCTTCTGAGCAAGAGAGGATAGAAACTATAAAACAACTTGGATATGGTAGAGCTGGCACTTTTTGATTCAATCAGACCTCTAAAAGCATCAAATCATTGCtagaaaatggaaaatatgTCCAACCTCATGTATACACAATCAATTGATCTTACAATCTTAGGTAGAAAAAGATCATTTAATAGAGGAAGTTTTCAAGCAtgaactaaaaagaaaaagaccacTGGATAGAATGCTGCATGAACtaacaagaaaaagaatgatgaaTAGGCATTTATTACCGTAATATATTCACAAGGGTTATCAATACTAGAAGAACCCAGGATTACTTCCCTTCTGAGTTTTGTTGTGAGCTTGTGACAGACTCGTAGCTGACAGTAGTatcagaggaaaaaaaaaaaaccatcagGTGAGATCCAAACATGACTGGAGTTCtagaaacaaagaaaagttctttaaaaaatttacttcaGATCGAGTAGCCCCGccaataataaatacaaaaatacgtTGGCCCATCTTCTTGAAATCAGTAGATGCAAACCTCACAGATGAGTCACTACAAAAGGCAGCAGAAAAGTAAGAAGTTGAGATGCCAGAACAATGAGAGTTGGAAGTAGCAATTCCAATCTGTTGATGCAGATAACATCTGAACTGCTATCATCAACCAAATATTATCACCAGATAACATGTGGCATGTAAAATATATAGCAGAAAATAGTCAAGAGCTGGTGAGATAAGATCATATTGACTGAAAGACTAGATCTGACAGATGGTCTCACCTGCACATGTTAGTAATGGACAAAACAGATTACTCAAATAACTGGGATAATAAGTTGTGAGATAACCTTGAATATCCATCATCCGAATGATGAGATCGTGCCCAATTTGCAGTCCGTCTTGATCTCATTGAATGAGGACCAGAAGTTTGACTTGGATGCACTGATGCACTCTGGGTACCTCTTTGGGAGCCTCCTTGAACGGTTGGACTTGGTTCATTCATGCATGAATACTCATTCTTGGTAAGCTCACCTTTGCTAAGATTTTCAATAAGCTCCTGAGACAAAACCATGATGTGTGATACTGTAAATTATATAAAGACAATGAACACCATACTAACATATGTGCTTTTATAGACTAGTATGAATTGGAACTGATTTTCCCGCGTTTTATGCATAACAAGTTAAATGAAACTTTTTTATGATTGTCTTCACAGAAAACATCCTTTTTGGCAAGGAAGGAACTCATTCACCTCATGTTGCCTAGTTTCCTTTGTTGCTACTACTGGTTGACACAGAAAAGTCAACTTCATGATGACTAAAGCTGACCCAAATGCTTAAGACAAAAGTTCAGCTGTGACACGGGAATAACTATTGAATTGCACTGGAAGCAAACATCCCTTATTTCAAATTATAGGCTTTGTTTTTATTGTGACAGCTACATTTGTGAAACTGGGCGGTTACCAGACTAGTTTAGACCACCAATATGAGCAATGCCTAATTGGCTAAGTTGACTGACCAGGAAGCAGTTAGTGATAGGCTAGCAATGAAAGAGTAGTTGTTGGCCAAAAAGAAGTGTGTTTGTTTCCATGGTCtcgaaaatgataaaaatgatGATGCTACATACCACATCATTAGGCCATATAAAAGCAATAAAAGACCCAGTAAAGATGATCTATAGCCTCCCACAAAACTAATCAACATCACCACAAGATGTTAAAGTACCATAACAAGTAGCACTTAATCGAAATATATCCATGTAGTTTGATTTCCACAGGCTTAGACACTTCTTCATACAATGGATGCCATCACATGTCAAATCATATGGAAAACTACATCTAAAAGGGGACTGTTGAAATGCAGCTCTAGATTTCATCAATACAACGAGGACATCGTAGAAACCAGAGCTAAGCTCATATTTAACTCTGTAAAATTAGGCAATACTGACCCTCAAAGAAATTTATAAAAGGAATCAGAAAGATACACCTCTATGTGGAGATGTTCTAGGCAACATAAAATGGAGAGGCTTGCGTGATGTAGTATGATACCTCTATCATGGGATAAAATCGTGACAGCTGCCACATTTCTTCCTCACCTGTGCGATCCTTTCTTGCTGCTTGCTTTGTCTGAAAAAAATGCTTATCAACTTTTAGATTTTGCAtccccctccccccttttttttcccttaaatttCCTTTTAGTGCAGACAGGGCAAGCATTTCAAGTTTTACCTTCTGGGCATTGAACTTGAGTGAGAAACTACCAGTTGTCTTTTTATTATCTGATGATCCCGCAAGCAATTGCATATTGTTTACTACCTTCATGTCCTCATGTGATAATTTAGCCAGCTAattagataaaagaaaaaataattaataccgAAAAGAAATATTTCCTCAGCCAGAACCTTTATGTACACTTGGTAATAATAGATAGGTGTTAAAGATGCTTAATGTAAATAAATGGGAACAGAAACAGGTTGGGAGACAaaccaagggaaaaaaaaaaaaaaaacgataacTGAAGGCCAGAAAAAACCAGTATCAGAAACAATACAATCAGAAGGCACCGAATTTTCAGAAATTGAGCCATTTTAATCATGATATGCACTTAAGCCAAAAAGGTTTGATCTAGAACCATTTTACCTCTTAATAATCCGTTGTAGGTATTAATAACTATAACTGTATTAAGTATCTCCCCATGAAACTAACAAGCTTTGGAGCttcaaagaatcaaaatcaCAAGCGCTAAATAGTATGAAAATGTTTTAGACTCACATTAAATCCACCAGGTAATCTTCAATGAGAAAAGTGAGCAAATACACCATTGAAGCCAACAAAGGTGacttacattttattttatccttgcttaaaaagattaaaaattatGTAACTGGACAGAGATTTTATTCAACTGAttaattgaacaaaaaaatttcagcCCCACCTACTCGTCCCCATCTCCCCCCCACGccccacaaaaaaagaaaagaaaaaaaaagagagtgaaagaaTCTGGCCCGGCAGTTGGTGGCAGATATAGACTACCTGAAGCTGAGGTCAAGTCAGTgaattacattttaattatcCTTAGAGGGAAGTTCGGAATCAAATCTCAGGCTCCTCAACATGAACCAACTTTTTTTACGCTTACATTGCATTTAATTACAAACACAACCAAGTACGAACCATCTTGCtggtcttaaaaaaaaaaggtaatttcCGGTTGCGAAGTAAGCACTGAATGGACTTAGTATGATAAGTTATTCCTTGAGGTCAAGTGGAGATCCAGGAAAAGTAATCAACTGGAttctttaatttgtaaaaacCAAGAATTGGAATTTTGTGGACACCTGCATTAGCATCGAAGCTTTGTCACCCTCAAACTTCTCAGGATAGACAGATGCATAAATAATCATCAAACGCAACTTATTTTCAGGAGTTGCGTCCTGCACAAAGAATTTTCAATAAGGATAGACATTAGCAAATATTTAGAAGTACAGAACACCACCTTTATCCATACACATGTCCTTAGTACATCACCTGTTTTGTCCTCAGAAAATTAATAACATCCTTGGCTCCTGCATCTCCAAAAACTAGATCCTGCTCCAGTTGCCCAAGTTCTCGAAGTCCCATCTCTCTGATAATTCTGTTAATTTTTCCTGCAATCTGTAATGAAATAATCAAAAGAAACAATCAGAATGGAACAAACATACCACTGGATTCACCCAGACAACTCTTTATGATATTCtcaactactaaaaaaaatagttatttctaATTGTACTCTTAGAGCAAAGTATCAGATGGTAGAATATATTCCGAACACAAGACTCCAGTTTTGCAGATAAAAGCTATGAGCAACTTTTGTAGACTTGCATGTTTGCTCTACTTATGTAGACAGTAAAGATGATGCtgtaatctttttcttttctactttctCTTGGTTCAAGACTGAACTAGTTTATAAGATTATTACGCAGCAACTTGAACTTTCTCAAACACCAAAAGAAttgggaaagaaagaaagaacaaaaaagtttttCTCAGGTTGCATGTGGATGGCTATAGTACTTTATATGTCTTTGATATAAACACCACGTTACATTCAACAAGAAAATATGACACTTGCTGAAAGAAGAAGACTAACCTCCACATGGAGAGAAATCTTGTCAACTTGCTCAGTGTACTGCGGCAAAGCTTGAACCATTTTCTGCAAATCTCGTGTAGATAATTCGCTTCCATCCCTAGATACAATCAAATTTCAATTCCAAGTGAATGTGCAAAATCTGTGTGGtgaaattaagggaaaaaaactTTTGACCATAGGTATTTTCCTCCCCCTTTTGGCCTAAATCCTCCTTAATTTCTAATGACCTCAACAACTCAAAGCCCATGTACATTGTTATGTGAAGTATATTGATCAAAAGCTATGTGCAATCTGTACAGATGGCACTTCAAATATCATTAATCTCAacaatgattaaaaaattaacaaaattcaaGTCATGCTTTACAAAGCCTTAAAAATAACACTCAGCACCTAGATCATTGCTAAGCTCAATCAAGCCAAGCCCCATATACCATAACCATCTTTTCTGCAATATTTATATATTCCTTGTCCCTTGTCACTTCTCAATCACTTGCTAATGGTCACTTGCATTCCAATCACCTTTTAATTACATAACCTTTTAACTCCCTAAGTTCCATGCCTTTAgaagaaaagggaaatgatCACCGAAAAGATCCGAACCTGCAATGAAACTAAAGTAACAACCTATCTCTACAAAAGTCCTCATCAAATTTGTGAATCACACATCTGGGTTTACTCTTTTTATGTTGCTTTTGGCGGATTGCTTACTACTAGGTTGGATCGGATGTCAACCTGTGGAGGCACCATTTccaataattagaaaaaaaaactttctagtTCACTTAGAAAAGAATGATCATAAGGGGGGATAGGACAGGTTGGTTCGAGGACCCGTTCGTCAAAGGAAAGGGGAGGTCCTGATTCCGAGATACTCTTATATACTATATTGTTCCTCAGGCTTTATTACATTTCAAAATTTATTCAACTCTTGCAAGAGACCAACTTTTGCAATGAAAACACGACAGGACCATACTTGATGCTAATATTTTACTCAGCTATAACAGTATAAAATCTAAATATTGCACATTGTATTCTAATATAACTCaagaaatacataaatgtaTCCAACTGTAGTAAATATTGACTTAAATGCATATATTGTTCTTTTTTGAGTAGTATCTTAAACGCACAATTATAGTGAACAACAGTttaatttctatctacaggatAATTTCTGTCAACAATGACTAATTCTTGTTAAAGCACAGATTCTGCTTCATGGTTCTTTATTGTCTAAGTTATGACACAATAAATAGTGTAACACAATGGTGACAATCAGAAAGCAATCAGATagatagagaattcaatactgaaagTAGCAGATGATCCACAATGTGTTGAAAATATAGGGTGGTATTGCTTGGAAACGAAACACAAACTAGGTGAAACAATTAATGATAATGTATTGACACGATAAGATCAAGACAGCAATAATAAGCTAAAACCTTGTAACAGGCAAAGTTCAAGATCAAATAGCCAAAACTTTTGAAAGCATGACAGATGGATGCTGGTACCAACCTTCCGCTTTGTTGCATTTGTGCGGCTTTGTTCTTTGATACAAAATTGGTCATCTTCTCATGCAAACGTTCACTAGCCTGATATTCCAGTTAGTGGCAAAGAGCATTCACGCTTACAAtatatccaaatatatatatcttatgtATGTACGTATGTATATAGATGCAATAGACATACATCTGCTATATGTGCATGACGAAGCTCGAGCCAAATTAAGTCATGGTCTTCCATAAGAACCTCCTTTCTTTCAATTTGACCACCTGTTTTGCTAGGAACCtaatatgaaatatatgttATCCATtgatataaaaaggaaaaagggaaaaaaaaaaaaaagaagaagaaaaaaagaaaaaagaaaaagaaaataaacctagaaaagataaagaaagaaagaaacaatatgaagacgTACCTCATGCACATACTTATTTCCATCCATATCCAATAAGTCATGGCACATAGCATCATAAGTCCATTCATGTATGACTGGAGCAATCTATAAATGCAACCTCAACACTTTTAAGAAATTCAAACTGaaagagaatacaaaaaaaaGTCATGACAGGAAAATTAATATGACCTGATCAACAGATCTATTCAAGATGAGCAGCTCGCATGTTTCAGTCTGTGGAAAGTTTGGGATGGTAGATTTGTATTTCGAAATACAGTTCCAAACTGCAGCAGCAAGCTTTGTAGGGACTaattcacaaattttttttgttgtagaTTCATCAAGTGCCTTGGCAGCACGATACCGAACAAATGGCAGCTCCTGAAAAAATGCGAAGATATGCACAAATTTCCATagtaaataataaagaaaatggcTTTTGGGAGAAAAATCATGGTTTAACATCTAGGAACTCAATGTTTCCACATATAAAAAACTGATGATGAATTCAAACAGCAAACCACATGTAATATTATGCtaaaattatacataaaatCAACAATGTATTTGTAACTTTTAAGGTCTAATTGCTAAATCACCAATTGTccaaaaagcttaagcttacaggaaatgatgaatttaatcatttaattgatatttcaacaaccccacctcacgtgtgggctcaaatttTTCCTCAACAAGTGAGACCCAAACATGGTATCAGACTAGTTGagacaattaattatttaacatggtattggAGTAAAGGTTTTGATTCTATGGGTTACcccctatttcaattaaatattcaacgcGTTGGGCTTCATTTATTGAGTGCAAATTTGAGCTTACATTTGAGAGGGAgtgttaatattttaaaataataattaaatgattgaattcACAATTTCCTATTAGGTTAAACTTTAGGATAACTGGTGATTTAACACTAGATTAGCTAAACCCAAGCACAATTCCTTCTTAACGATGACTCTAACCAACCACAGATAATTGTGCTAAGCCTTTGTTGCACTAATCATAGTTAAACCAAAATGAATTGCATAATAACCAGGGATGAGACTCAAACATAACAAAATGGATAAGAATAAGGTCATTCTAGTCATCCTAATATGGCAATTCAACCAAAAAGTGAAGACTCTAAACATATTCAGTAAAATTCCAATTATTCACTGGTCTCCACCATaatcattatttattaatgcttcttagttatataataattataagtgACAAATTCTATGTTGAATGAATTAAAAGACACTGTTTGAATAAAAAGGAAGGATGGAGCAGAATTTAAATTATACTTCAGATTGTTTAAGCACACCTATGGtaataaaaatgaagctaaCACATGGATTTGAGTGAAGATATATAAGAGCTCTTTATGCCTGGTGCTACAAGATGGTACTCAAGACCGGCCACATGCAATATCAGTGCACTTGTGGTAACTAAAAACAAATAACTGAACTAGAAAGTTGTTCCAACTTCCACAATTTATACCCAGACAATAATAAAGCATAAAAGGTCGACCATAAGCAATAAGGAATTCAGAAAAATTAAGCATATTTCTATTTTACCCTTATTGATGATATAACAAAAGGAGGCCACATTTAATCACAAGAAAAAACTTTTTGTGGTATAAGATTCATACCTTCAATGAAGCAAAAACTGTAGCTATTCGATTTGCCATCACATTCAAGCAAGCATCGAACTTGCGAGGATTCTCAACATCACCAAAGAGTTCTTGCAATGCTCTTTCATGATCAGTGATAAAAGCCTGCATTAAAGGAACATCAGTGGACAAAGCATTTTCAAATGGCTagaacaaaagacaaaataaatatgTTTGGGATGCTCAACAAATACTCCTAAATGTCCTCGCCTTCAGATACTTAGAGTAGCCAAATGCAGGATGGTCTAGAGAACATAAAAAACTCCCTATAGCACTTCTTGGAGATTTATTTTGCAACTTGGTTGAACCTTCACCAcaatatatcaaatatatacaGAAAATATTCAGTGTAAAAGTCTAACTAAAAGCAAGTTAATTGTCCTGAGATTAATAAAATGAAGCAAGAGTCAtgaaagcagaaaaaaaaagcttatgatcCACATGGATTGAGTTCAAAATTCTCTTTAAATCATACAAATGTTTAAATAGCATCTTTCTTGGCCCCATAAACCCAAAGATGTGCCGCTGATTTCCTGGGTAAAATAAGAACCAAGTGGTTAACTTGTTTCCCCAAGATCAATCAATGGAGGAATTTCTTTGACGGTAATGCTTTTGGTGCTTGGCAACTTTGAGGGCCCAGTGTACAGATTATAAAGTTGCAGTGTTTTCTTAATtgcttcaaattattttataatttggcTGCTTACTTTTTCTTGGAGAAAAAGCCCAAGAGAAATCCCATATTAAGATGCAGGACAGCTCCTTATTGCAACTTTGGTGGGGAGAAATCTCATCAATTTACTTCCTTGGTCTTTATTGTTACAAATTGTGCTTTTATCATCATAGACAGCAGATACTTTCCATTTATGATGTATTATCGGTATGCACTCTTTAAAACCAAGTTCGAGTCCTCATGGTATAGTTATTTTTATGAGGGACTTGGGGAGAAGGAAATACCAAGGGATTTTATACTGTAGGGATTAGACTCAACTAAAATGGATCGGCCATACCCTAGTGTGATTAAAAAGATCAAAAGCCTTGTAGAAGACATTTTGTATTTCCTAGGTTCAAGGCAAAGGAAGATTGCAGGAATTCCTTGAATCCAATAGTATCAAGCAGCTTATTCTTGTAGGGCTAGTTACAAATTTATGGTTATTATTTAAAGGgcaaatatttcttatataaaggTGTCATACATACATATTTTGCATACTTCACTTTTGTTTAAGCATTTCCTGGGTTCAACGTAATAAAAATACCCATATGTCTCAGAATCACCAGCAAGTAAGATTTCAGCATATACTAATTACAGTCATAGTTAAACATAGGTGACCATTTATTAAAGCCAATTCTTGTAGCTTGAGGACCATCTTGTCATCATGCATTGTGAGCAACACTTGATTAAAATGGGCGGCCGAATTGGCTACCCAAAAACACTTGCAGAAACTTCTATAACCTGCATAATCTTGAAACCCCATTACATCAAAAGTTGCTCTCAACCTGACACGTAATTATGACCATCAGCACACAAACTTCGCAATGGGGATAAGTAAGTAGCCTTTCATCCAACAGCAccaatatcatataaattatattgGTAAAAAGCATGACAGTGAAAGGAACACAAGTTTAACAAATCTCAAGAAAGCAAGAATTCATTTTAGGGAAGGGATGAGATAGTGATTAAACTAAATAATATGAATGTGTTCCAAGTCAAAGTTCTAGAGGGTGTCATCCTTTTTGCTCCTGATCACCCCCCCCACTCcccccaaaaaagaagaagaagaaagggaatCACTATTACGAACTCCTGATATCCTGAAAAACTTGCTCTAATCTTAAAAGAATCTCTATTTGATTCTGGAAAGTCTAGTTGGCCTGATGGAATAAGCATGAAATAGTTCGACTTATGAGTCATCATTAATCGAAGCGAACTCTCAAAGCAATGCAACCTAATTTTTGTAGTACAATGCAGAAAGATAACTCTGGACACCCTTCCACAAAGAATTTGTAACTAGGGACtcatcatttaaataatattttattaacacaGGATTCATGTgtatatatgagaaataaagCCTTTCAAGACGATGGTGTTTGCAACAGAGGAGATCTAAAACCAATTGGATTAATTGAATCATTGATCAACATAGCATCAGGAGAAATGAAAGAAGAGATGTTGACAGATACCTGATTATCTATAGGAAAGTACTCCAAATTCATCTGCATTATACCAAGCAAAGGAAATGATTACACAATATAATTCATGAGAAATTAGCAAAACTTACATCCACTGAGAATCTATAGAAAAGCAAAATGAAAATCTTGACCTCTCTCAATGCACATATGCGTGGTAAAACACTTGTATCACTCTTGATGTGATTTACAAATTCCTTTGGGATTGGTGAACTGAAAAATACAAATGCCCTGGAACCCAAAGAGCAAACAGTAATCAGAATAATGCTGGCTACAATtctgaaaagaaataaaaactagaaTTTGTGAAAAATTAGAATTCTTCACATACTTCTTGTATAAAGGCTCCCTTCCAGACATGTCAGACAAAAACATAATAACACTGCATGCTAGCAAAAATACAGGGTTAAAATGGATCCATAATATGGATGCAGTCATATAAACAAAACTCAAGGGAAGAAGAAAGCAGAGCATTCAGGAAATGGAAAGGCAAAAAACGAAATGTAGAGGTTGATATATGGGAATTAGGAGATGCATTTAACTACACTGTTAACTATGAAACCAAGTCATTTCTAATTTGTGGTGCAAACAAAACTCAGAAACCATTGGACAATATTGATTCACAGAAATATAGAACTGATAAGTAGGCATATGAGATATTAGAAAACCAAGTTTCATGGATCTGTCTCAATGATAAACACCTTGTTCGTAACTCCAAAGTTccatatattcaaaatataaaaagactgGATCCCTGAGTAGTTCTTACAGATTATCTTCTCATGTGAATCTTATAGAGCTCTTCTGACTTCACTTAAGACTTTGCTAGTATGATTGTCCGATTATAGCGGCAGCAATTTTTAGCTCCAAAACTTAGAAAATTTTATGCTCATCCAAAAATTGTTTGCTGCCTATCCAAGTGTTTCTTAGTAAAAAGATGTAATATTTGATTTACTATTACAAACAAGAACACCTTCATGACTTAATGGAGAACCATAAACAAATATAGTGAAAAAATTCATGATTTTGTATGTTAAGGAATGTACATGATATGCACTCTCTTGAAAGCAACTACAgaaacaaatatgaaaaaaaaaaaaaagaagaaaaaaaaaagaaaaagaaaaaaaagaatggtgTACTTTTCTTTTGAGGGCTGGATGAAATAAATAGCATCCATGGATGGCAAGGGTTGCCTTCTCCTGAAGAGGTCTTCGACCACTGCAGTGaaagaatatttttggttaaGTTACAATACCGATAATCCATTCAACAACCACACTCTGAAGCTGTTTTGCTACAGTTCTATAAGTGGACTAAAAAGCAATGTCATGTGCAAGGCAGCTAGCTTACTGCAATCTAAACAAACAGGTATTTGCTTGATATAGTTGGCCCTAAAATAGTAATTTGAAATGACTAGGACCATAAATTGAAAGCTGATGGATAACAGACAATTTAAGCAGTATGATGGAACTTTATAACCATGAAAAAATGCGTACAAAGTTTGCATTCAGCGAATATTGAAAGTATCACAAGAAAATATGTTAAGAAGCAATCTTAAGCCAAAAAAGTGAGCAAAAATTTAAATCCAGAATCTATTTTGACACTTACGTGAAACTCCTTGGTCTGTAATGTCTGCCATTTTACATGAGTGAGACATGACTTTCACAGTAACTTTATCCATGATGAGTACCTGTGAAACAAGTAAGTTGTTTACATACTTATCATAGACAATCCCACAGAGTGCTACCCATGCCTTCACAATACAAAATAGTATGGACAACACAACCAAATACTGGTCCACTGAACAAAAAAGGGAGAATAGCATGTCAAATAAGAATAAATACATGTAACACAGTAGTATGGATGCTTGTTGGACATTTAACAAAGAGACAAGTGAAGAGAGATGGAAGCAGGGGCAGAGGGAGTGATGCCCCCTTGACTTTTTCAATCCCTTTATAGTGAGATTTTTATCATTGTTGGCTGCCATAATTTGCATATGCCTCCCCTTGATTTTTATATGCATCCTTGATTTTTTCATGTCCAATCATTTCTATTGGCTCAACATAATTCCAAGATCATTCTCTTACTTGTTATAACCCTTTtctaggttaattttttttttcatttatatttttaattctaaaaatcGTTCAAAACTAATAAGAGATATCTTTTGAGGTTTTATATTCTATTATAACTAATATTATGTCATCAATGTAGCTTATCAATATATAAACTTAAAACAACTAAAGTTCCAACATGATACCTATCAATTTCACATCTGTGCAGTACATAAATAAATGTAGTGGATTTAACTTGTGGCATGTATCTATCATATAACTAAATAGCCTTGATCTTCCTTGAGAAATTTTTTAGCTCCACCACTAGATGGAAGGAAATAGACCCAATTATACTTCGGTCTAAAATTGGGCGGATTTGATGAGAGTAAAAGAAGTGTTCATGTACAACACTTCAAAAAGGTTTTATATTAAACAACCATGGTGGAATCTACCTTTTTGAagattcttttctcttctcttctttccattacaaaacaaaacaaggtgCTATAAACTTCCCTTCACTTCTTATTATTCATTTTCTCCTAACTTCTTTTCTCTCAAACTTGCCAAACACACTATAAACAAGAAGTATACCTAGATTCATGCAGAAAAACAGCATTTACAGAGAACAAATCGAGgtttgctattaaaaaaacaaataaatgaatagaAACTACGAGCTTATATCTAGCATAATGCCACTTAATGAACGCACCTTCCAAGTTGACTTTGAATCCCCAGTTTTGGCTGATCCAAGCATTTCATACAACAATCCTAGAAAAACCACCTAAATAATTACATTTAACAGACATGGAAGAAAAACTAACACATACAACAATGTTACTAAAACGGTGTTGCCCAGTTTAATTCCAAATTTAACAGAAATTGTGATAATCTCTCATTGttgaatttttcttaattacttCACTAAAACTCTTAACACATTCTAGAATGCACTGATCTGACGGGGTTGTCATCATTAGCGAAATGGAGAGTGGGGGCTGCATTGGGAAAGGGTCATGGGCAGAATGCCGAGGAGGAAGGATTGGCCGGCGACCATTACCGTCCGTACTTATTTTAGAAAAGCGACTGCCGTTTATGGTTGCTCCGTTTACTCATTTACACACAGGACTGCCCTTTCACATGTTTACAGTTTAGAGTTAACttttaattcttaaaaaaacaaaaaaaagtttatgacaaaattaaaaaaaaaaaaaggaaataaaatttgaatttaactataatttagtgcgcaaattttgaaataaataaaattaaaaaaggtgtttgaatagtttgatttttttagataaaattataaaaattgaaataaaatcttatttagtttttaaaaaccTCAAGATTATTCTTGTtctcaaattaattaactttcaCAGACGACATACACGTTTCCGTCGTTTCAGTTCTTTACAATTTTGCAGTTTTCTATTCAGATAAACGACTGCCGTTTTTTCTTTCCTCAACGACGAAAAGTTCCCACAGAACGGACGAAAATTGCACCAGTTGTTAAAACAGTTTCAACGTTCGAACTTAATCACGCAATGTTATCG carries:
- the LOC133863818 gene encoding protein transport Sec1a-like, producing the protein MSFSDTDSSSHGGATEYKTFRQICRDRLLYEMLGSAKTGDSKSTWKVLIMDKVTVKVMSHSCKMADITDQGVSLVEDLFRRRQPLPSMDAIYFIQPSKENVIMFLSDMSGREPLYKKAFVFFSSPIPKEFVNHIKSDTSVLPRICALREMNLEYFPIDNQAFITDHERALQELFGDVENPRKFDACLNVMANRIATVFASLKELPFVRYRAAKALDESTTKKICELVPTKLAAAVWNCISKYKSTIPNFPQTETCELLILNRSVDQIAPVIHEWTYDAMCHDLLDMDGNKYVHEVPSKTGGQIERKEVLMEDHDLIWLELRHAHIADASERLHEKMTNFVSKNKAAQMQQSGRDGSELSTRDLQKMVQALPQYTEQVDKISLHVEIAGKINRIIREMGLRELGQLEQDLVFGDAGAKDVINFLRTKQDATPENKLRLMIIYASVYPEKFEGDKASMLMQLAKLSHEDMKVVNNMQLLAGSSDNKKTTGSFSLKFNAQKTKQAARKDRTGEEEMWQLSRFYPMIEELIENLSKGELTKNEYSCMNEPSPTVQGGSQRGTQSASVHPSQTSGPHSMRSRRTANWARSHHSDDGYSSDSSVRFASTDFKKMGQRIFVFIIGGATRSELRVCHKLTTKLRREVILGSSSIDNPCEYITKLKLLSERDLSLDGLRV